A genomic window from Candidatus Acididesulfobacter guangdongensis includes:
- a CDS encoding type II toxin-antitoxin system prevent-host-death family antitoxin codes for MKEINIYEAKTNLSKIINDVLEGEEVIIGRAGLPLVKIVPISGKKKNRISGLFKKDIEFSEDIDKPLSDKIIKQFYK; via the coding sequence ATGAAAGAAATTAATATATACGAGGCAAAGACCAACCTTTCAAAAATTATAAACGATGTTTTGGAAGGAGAAGAAGTAATAATAGGCAGAGCGGGATTGCCTTTAGTAAAAATAGTGCCTATTAGTGGCAAGAAAAAAAACAGAATATCCGGTTTATTTAAAAAAGATATTGAATTTTCTGAAGATATCGATAAACCTCTTTCAGATAAAATTATAAAACAATTTTACAAATAA